TCGCTATCTTTCATGGAGTCGGCGATCTGGCGCGCCCACTGCAGGTTGGCTGGCAGGGACGGGTCTGAATCTGGCGTGTTCTGGAATTGCCAGTTGCCCGCTTCGTCGGTGACGATCGCCTTGATCTCGGCTTCGCCCTCTTCTAGGCGATTCTGTTTGCGGGCAGGGCCTACCGGGTCGTCAAAAGCATGGGAGAGGGCGGCGCTGAAGCGGTCTTGTTCGCGCTGCAGCAGGGCCTCGTTTTGGTCCAGTTCGAAAATGGAAGACATGAAGTTGGACGGCAGCGAGTTCTCTTCTAGCCTGCGCACCAGGTAGGCGATCGCCACATCGTATTCCTCCGGGTTGACGATGGGCACGTAGAAGAGCAGGTGGCCGACGTCCTCGGTTACGGCAGCTGCCTGCTGGGTTGCCATGCCCGCCAGCATTTCGAATTCGATCCCGTCGGTGTGTAAGATGCCGCGCTTCTTGGCCAGCTCGTAGGCAAATCCCACAGTAAACAGGTTCATGCCGGCCACGCCGATAGTCACGTTCTTCGTGTGTTCGGGGCGCAGCGCCCAATCGAGGACGCGGATGTAGTTCGCGTCTGTCGTTTCTTTGTTCGGTTGGGTCACCATGTCCCACCCATGCACGGTTGCTTCCACGCGCTCCATGGAAAGGTTGGCACCCTTTACGACTCGCACCTTAATTGGTGAGCCACCATTCTGGACGCGCTGTGCCGCCCAAGCCTGCAGATCCTGCATGGCAGGAAGCGAATCCGGCAGGTATGCCTGCAGCACGATCCCAGCCTTCAAGTCCTTGAATTCCTCGCGGTCAAGGATCTTCTTGAACACGTCGATGGTCAGGTGCAGGTCGTGGTATTCTTCCATGTCCAAGTTGATGAACTTCTTTGGGGAATAGCTGTTTGCCTTGCGGTATAGCGGCATCAGAGCTTCAACCGCGTAGTCTACGGCCTGTTGGTAGGCCCACGGGTTGTGCGGGCCGATTACGGCGGACACCTTCATGGATACGTAATCCACGTCCTCGCGTTCCAGCAGCCCCATGGTGTCGCGCAACCGCTTTTCAGCTTCCTTGTCGCCAAGGACGGCCTCGCCTAGCAGATTCATGTTCAACCGGGCGCCGCGCGCCTTCAGGCGAGCAATCGACTTTGTCAGCCCAGTACCTTTAGCATCTAGGACCAGGTCCCCTACCAAAGCCTCAAATACTTTGCGGGCCGTGGGAACTGCCACCTCGGGAACTAGCGGAGCGAGCTTGCCGCCCACCGCCAGTGGCCCCTTCAGGTAAGCCGGCAAGAACTGTGGATCCTGGTCCGCCAAGACGCGAATCTGCTGGGCGGCGATCTTCTCGTCCTCGGGCCTGATCACGTTGTCTACGAACCCGACTGTGAAGTCCAGCCCCTTCGGGTCGCGCAGCACTTCACTAAGGAGCTGCCCTGCCCGATCAACCGGGTATTTCTTGGACCGTTCGAGCCAGGATTTTGCTCGCTTTTTCGCGAGTTCCCCAATTTCGGCGTAGTCAACCTCTACGTTGGACATCTTTGACCTTTCCCGTTGCAACTGCTGGCATCCTTGCCATTTACGAAGCTCTATTAGCCTACCTGTTTAGTCTATCTTTGGCTGGTTATTACCTTCTGTGTTCTGGTAGCTAATTGTGGGGCCGGCGAAGGTGCGGTCACCAAAATATTCCGCCAATTCCTGCTCCGATACGGTGGCAAGTCTTTCAGCCAGCGCGAACTCTTCATCTATCTGGCTATTTGGCTTGTAAGTCGCCTTCGACACCGCCCAGGCAACCGCCATACAGAGGGCGAAGCCGGGGATAATTTCGTACAGGCCACCCCACTTGAAAGTCCCCCACACCCCGACGGTGACAGCGCCGGTAACCATGCCCGCGAGCGCGCCCGCCGTTGTCAGTTTTCGCCAATACAGTGCCAAAATCACGATCGGCCCGAAGGCTGCCCCGAAGCCGGCCCAGGCGAAGGAAACCAGGTTCAAAATCGAGTCCGTGCGCATCCAGGCAAGCCCCGCTGCCAGCAAGGAGACTGCTAGCACTGCGATTCGGCCCAGATTCACCCCGCCCATCGGGGTTAGCTTGCGTTTAGTAAGGCCGTTATAGATGTCCTCGACAATTGCCGAGGACGTGACCAGCAGCTGCGAGGACACTGTGGACATGATTGCCGCCAAGATCGCGGCCAACATAAACCCGGCAACCAGCACGGGGAAAAGATTCTGCCCCATAAGAATGAATACGGATTCGGCATCATTTTGCCCGATCTGGACCCTGCCGCGCTGGTGGGCAGCAATGCCGATAATGGCGGTGCCGGACGCCCCCAGTACGGACAGGAACATCCACCCGATCCCAATGCGGCGAGCTTGCTTTGCCTCTTGCGGCGAACGGAGCGCCATAAAGCGAACTACAATGTGTGGCTGCCCAAAGTAGCCGAGCCCCCACGCCAGCGCAGATATGACGCCCACGAAGCTAGCGCCCCCGAAGGGCGAGAGGAAGTCCGGATTGGCCGTGCGCACGCCCTCGGCAACGGCTGCCGGCCCTCCAAGGGCAACGACTCCCACGATGGGCACCGCCACCAGCGCCATCAACATCATTATCCCCTGCACCAGGTCTGTCCACGACACCGCCAGGAAGCCGCCGACCAGCGTGTACAGCACAACCACTGCGGCAACAAGGACCATGCCCAGGTGGTAGTCCATCCCGAAGGCGGATTCGAAGAAGGTGCCCCCGGCGACCATGCCAGAGGACACGTAGAAGGTGAAGAATACGAAAATTATTAGGCCGGCGGCGATGCGAAGCGCGTTCGAGCGATCGTGGAGCCGATTGCCCAGGAAGGACGGTAGCGTAATAGAATTGTTCGCCACCTGCGTGTAGGAACGTAACCGCGGGGCAGTAATTTTCCAGTTCACCCATGCCCCCACTACCAGGCCAACGGCGATCCACCCCTCGACAATGCCGGAAAGATACAGCGCCCCGGGTAGCCCCATTAGTAGCCACCCAGACATGTCGGATGCGCCTGCGCTGAGGGCGGCAACTGCCGGGCCCAGCCCCCGCCCACCTAACATGTAGTCGTCTAAATTCTGCGTTCGTGTGTATGCCCAGATCCCAATGATGATCATGGCCACGAAGTAAATAATCATGGCGATTGCTTGCCCGGACGTTTGCGTCATTGCATTCCCCCATTCAGGTGCCCCATACTGCAATATACTTTACTCAGATTTTTACTTGCGGACAATGGTAGATTACTTTTTTGAAACCCACGCATTACTGTCTAGGATGTACACAGGCATGACATGGCCCCGCATCCGATTAGATGCGGGGCCATGCAGGTTCTTAGAGCCCGCTAGTTAAGGCAAGTGGCTTTACATAGTCGGCTGCAACCGTCCGGGCACCACTTCCGGCACTAGTTTTCGAGCAGCTCTTCGGGATCTACGCATTCGAGGTCGAAAGCTTCGGCTACGCCTGGGTAGGAGATCTTGCCAGCGTGGGCGTTCAGGCCGCGACGCAGGGTTGCATCGTCCTTCAGCGCCTGCTTCCACCCCTTCTTTGCGATAGCGCGAGCGTACGGTAGCGTAGCGTTGGCCAGCGCGGTAGTGGAGGTGTGAGGCACACACCCGGGCATGTTCGCCACGCAGTAGTAGGTGGCGTCGTGCACCGTGAAGATCGGATCATCGTGGGTAGTGGGGTGCGACCCCTCGAAGCAGCCGCCCTGATCAATCGCGATGTCGACCAGTACGGAACCCGGCCGCATCTTGGCTACCATCGCATCGGTTACCAGCTTCGGCGCCTTAGCACCCGGGATAAGTACGGAACCAATGACCAGGTCGGCGTCCGCCACGGCCTCTTCGACAGAGAGCGGGGTGGAGTAGGTAGTGCGGGCCCGGTTGCCCCACTGCCAGTTTGCCCACCGCAGCTTCTCTAGATCATTGTCCAGCACGGTTACGTTCGCACCCATGCCGATAGCGATCTCGGCAGCGTTACGGCCTGCCTGCCCGCAGCCAACAACTACTACGTTGGCGTTGCGCACACCTGCCACGGAGCCCATCAGCACGCCCGGTCCGCCGTGCGGCTTCTCTAGATAGTGCGCGCCAACCTGGGCAGCCAGGCGGCCTGCGACCTCGGACATGGGCACGAGCAGCGGCAGAGTGCCAGCATCGGTGCGCACAGTTTCGTACGCAATAGCGGTGGTACCCGCCTTAATAATGGCGTCGGTACACGCCTTGTCAGCAGCAAGGTGCAGGTAGGTGAACAGGATCAGCCCATCGCGCAGGCGGTGGTATTCCTCTTCGATCGGCTCCTTGACCTTCATGACCATGTCGGCGCTGGCCCACACCTGGTCGGCGTCGTCAATAATCTTTGCGCCAACCTCTTCATAGAGCGAATCGGGATAGGCGGATCCTTCACCGGCCCCCTTCTGGATTAGCACTTCGTGTCCGTCCTGAATCAGGGCGGCAGCACCGGCAGGCGTCACAGACACGCGGTATTCATTGTTTTAACTTCTGTAGGGACACCAATACGCATAAGGCTCCTTCACCTTCCTTAGACAGAAAACAGCGTTGTTCCAACAAACAAGAATAGTTGTTTACATCACATTCTTCAGTGGTTGAGAGTATTTTCTGCTTCGGTTCCCATATTTGGCACAACTTTTTTGAGGGCGTGGCCTGTTTCGCAGCCGCGAGCGCTCGTGTCTTATGCAGCTTTGCGTATTTGTCACCTAGACTGGTCTGCGTTCGCATTTTTCTACCCTAGGAGTAGCCGTGATTTCTTGGTGGGAGTCCATCATTTTGGGGATCGTCGAGGGCGTAACCGAGTTCCTCCCCGTTTCCTCCACGGGCCATCTGACCATTGTTGAAAACCTACTCGGTCACCCAGTAAATGCTCCTACCGTCACCGCTTACACGGCTATCATCCAGGTCGGCGCCATGCTCGCCTCTATTGTCTACTTCTGGTCGGACATTGTGCGCATCGCGCGCGCCTGGTTCGCTGGTCTGGCCAATAAGCACAAGCGCAAAGCCGACTACCACCTAGGGTGGGCAATCATTGTGGGTGTGGCAGTAACCGCCGTTGTGGGGCTGCTGCTGAAAGACTTGATCGAGGGGCCGCTGCGCTCCATGTGGTTTGTGGCCGCCGGGCTAGTTTTGTGGTCGGTAGCAATGTATGTGGCCGACCGGGTACGCTTCGATCGTGGCGAAGACTCTATTACTTGGAAGGATGGCCTCCTGCTTGGCCTATTCCAGTCGATCGCCCTGATCCCCGGCGTATCGCGTTCCGGCGCAACCATTGCCGGGGCCATGTTCCTGAAGATCGACAGGGTGACGGCCACGCGCATGAGCTTCTTCCTGGGCATTCCCACCCTGATCGCCGCCGGCGGCCTGCAGGCTGTAACCAAGTTTGATCAGATTGGTGCGGCTGGCGGAGTCGGCTGGGGAGCCACCATTATCGGCACCGTAGTGTCCGGCATCGTCGCCTACCTGTCGATTGCGTGGCTGCTGAAGTTCGTTTCGTCGAATAACTTCAACTGGTTCGTGATCTACCGCGTGGCCCTTGGCATCCTGATCGCCCTCGGCCTGGTTTCCGGAGTGATCGCCGGGGTATAGCCGAATAACTCAAAACACTAATCCCGCGCCCGGCGTAACTGCACTAGGCGCGGGATTGTTGTTTACTTGCCCAAATATTCGAGGGCCGCTACCACCTGCGCCTCGGTGCCCACCTGCAAGGAGGGGCTCATGGTGGGAGCAAACTGTGGTGAGTGGTTGCCGGGCGCCGACTCCGGATCGGGGAAGCCCCCAAAGGTCCAGTAGAAGTAAGGCACGTCAAAGGCCTTGGGAATGTAGGTGAAGTCCTCGGAGGCCGTGACCTTTTCCCCGTCTGCATACCGGTCGCCAAAGTAGTCTTTGAACGCCCCGGTGATGCGGTCGAATTGTTCTTCTGGGTTGGCGGTTAGGGGGTAGCGGTTGAAGTATTCAAATTCTGGTTCGCGATCGCTGCCAGAGGCCGCGCATTCCGCCTTCACAATGCGCTCAATGGATTCGGTAACCTTCTTTTGCACCGATTCTTTGTAGGTGCGCACATTCAGTTGCAAGGTTGCCGAATCGGGAATGGTGTTCGCGGAGGCTCCGGCCACAATGGACCCTACCGTAACTACGGCAAAATCCGAGGGCGAAATTTCCCGCGACACAATAGTTTGAAGCCGCAGCACGATCGCGGCGGCCATCACGATGGGGTCAATAGACAGGTGGGGCATAGACCCGTGGGAGCCCTTGCCGTAGACGGTAATTTTCAGGCTAGTTGCGCCAGAAAACGTCGGACCGCAGACGGCATTGACGGTACCCTCTTGGATGCTCACCACGTGTTGGGCAAGGCAAACTTCGGGTTTGGGAACCTGTTCGACCAGCCCGTCCGCTACCATGGATTTCGCGCCTTGGGCCGTTTCTTCACCCGGCTGGAAGAGCGCAATGAAAGTGCCTTGCCACAGGTCTTTTTGTGCCAGCAGGACCTTTACTGCGCCCAGCAGACAGGCAGTGTGCATGTCGTGCCCGCACCCGTGCATAACCGGAGTGTCATTGCCATCGGCATCCTTCTGGGTGCCAGTAGAGGCAAAATCCAATCCCGTCTCCTCTTTTAGGGGAAGCGCATCGAAGTCTGCCCTGGAAAGGATGGTGCTGCCTTCCCCATTTTCGAGGACGGCAACGACTCCCCCGCCGATGCGCTTCGGCTCTACCCCCAGGTCGGTCAGCTCCTGTGTGATCCGCTCCCTAGTCCACTCCTCTTGCATAGATAGTTCGGGATGGGCGTGCAATTCCTTGTACAAGCCCTCTTGCCAGTCCTTCAAGTTGGCTACGATCTTCGCGATGTTGCTCATTATTCCCCCCTTCTTCTACCTATTTATACGGCACATATGCGGGCCCGGCTCAGTGAGCCAGCGCCAGAGTAGGCCCGGCAGGCAATTGTTGGGATGGGCACTCAGAAGCAGTAAGTGCCATAGTGCGCTGTTCGTCGGCTGTAACCGTCAGCCCCCACACCTGTTTTATGCGCACTTGCCGGGCCACGTAGGCGCAACGGTAATCCGCATCGGGGGGAAGCCACCTGTCCGCCGCATACGCGCTCTTCGCTTGGTTAGCTGGGCCGTCCACTGCCAGCAAGTTCAGCGGGTCGTTAGCGAACTTCTGCCGGCGCGGCCCATCCCACTTGTCAGCACCCGAAGCCCACGCATCGGCTAGAGCAACCACGTGATCAATCTGCACCGCCTCGGAAGTACGATTGCCCCGCACAAAGTTGATTACCTTACCCGTATAAGGATCCTGCAACACCCCGGAAAGAACTACGCAATTTCGGGTGCCCGGCTTATAAGTAACCTGGCGCATATCCCGGGCCAAAATGTCGTTGCGAGTGTCGCAGCCATTCCTGTCCTCGTCTGCCCACCGCTGCCCAAACTTACGGCGGTTATAGCGTTCTGCTGGCCTCCCCTGGCGTACGGGCAGATTCTTTACTGTCTGCGCAAACGTAGTGTTTGGGATTTCCTGCAGCACCTTCTGATTAGATTTGAATGCGTCCAAAATAGACCCGGGCCTGTTAGTGCCAGCGACCCCCGCCTTACCAAAGCCACCCAAATCTATGCCCATGGGGGCCACTGCCCACACCAGGACAATGGCAGCGAGGGCCCACGCCACCGCATCGCCGATGCCAAAC
The genomic region above belongs to Winkia neuii and contains:
- the putP gene encoding sodium/proline symporter PutP — its product is MTQTSGQAIAMIIYFVAMIIIGIWAYTRTQNLDDYMLGGRGLGPAVAALSAGASDMSGWLLMGLPGALYLSGIVEGWIAVGLVVGAWVNWKITAPRLRSYTQVANNSITLPSFLGNRLHDRSNALRIAAGLIIFVFFTFYVSSGMVAGGTFFESAFGMDYHLGMVLVAAVVVLYTLVGGFLAVSWTDLVQGIMMLMALVAVPIVGVVALGGPAAVAEGVRTANPDFLSPFGGASFVGVISALAWGLGYFGQPHIVVRFMALRSPQEAKQARRIGIGWMFLSVLGASGTAIIGIAAHQRGRVQIGQNDAESVFILMGQNLFPVLVAGFMLAAILAAIMSTVSSQLLVTSSAIVEDIYNGLTKRKLTPMGGVNLGRIAVLAVSLLAAGLAWMRTDSILNLVSFAWAGFGAAFGPIVILALYWRKLTTAGALAGMVTGAVTVGVWGTFKWGGLYEIIPGFALCMAVAWAVSKATYKPNSQIDEEFALAERLATVSEQELAEYFGDRTFAGPTISYQNTEGNNQPKID
- the ald gene encoding alanine dehydrogenase, coding for MSVTPAGAAALIQDGHEVLIQKGAGEGSAYPDSLYEEVGAKIIDDADQVWASADMVMKVKEPIEEEYHRLRDGLILFTYLHLAADKACTDAIIKAGTTAIAYETVRTDAGTLPLLVPMSEVAGRLAAQVGAHYLEKPHGGPGVLMGSVAGVRNANVVVVGCGQAGRNAAEIAIGMGANVTVLDNDLEKLRWANWQWGNRARTTYSTPLSVEEAVADADLVIGSVLIPGAKAPKLVTDAMVAKMRPGSVLVDIAIDQGGCFEGSHPTTHDDPIFTVHDATYYCVANMPGCVPHTSTTALANATLPYARAIAKKGWKQALKDDATLRRGLNAHAGKISYPGVAEAFDLECVDPEELLEN
- a CDS encoding undecaprenyl-diphosphate phosphatase → MSWWESIILGIVEGVTEFLPVSSTGHLTIVENLLGHPVNAPTVTAYTAIIQVGAMLASIVYFWSDIVRIARAWFAGLANKHKRKADYHLGWAIIVGVAVTAVVGLLLKDLIEGPLRSMWFVAAGLVLWSVAMYVADRVRFDRGEDSITWKDGLLLGLFQSIALIPGVSRSGATIAGAMFLKIDRVTATRMSFFLGIPTLIAAGGLQAVTKFDQIGAAGGVGWGATIIGTVVSGIVAYLSIAWLLKFVSSNNFNWFVIYRVALGILIALGLVSGVIAGV
- a CDS encoding amidohydrolase is translated as MSNIAKIVANLKDWQEGLYKELHAHPELSMQEEWTRERITQELTDLGVEPKRIGGGVVAVLENGEGSTILSRADFDALPLKEETGLDFASTGTQKDADGNDTPVMHGCGHDMHTACLLGAVKVLLAQKDLWQGTFIALFQPGEETAQGAKSMVADGLVEQVPKPEVCLAQHVVSIQEGTVNAVCGPTFSGATSLKITVYGKGSHGSMPHLSIDPIVMAAAIVLRLQTIVSREISPSDFAVVTVGSIVAGASANTIPDSATLQLNVRTYKESVQKKVTESIERIVKAECAASGSDREPEFEYFNRYPLTANPEEQFDRITGAFKDYFGDRYADGEKVTASEDFTYIPKAFDVPYFYWTFGGFPDPESAPGNHSPQFAPTMSPSLQVGTEAQVVAALEYLGK
- a CDS encoding HNH endonuclease family protein is translated as MRRKFGIGDAVAWALAAIVLVWAVAPMGIDLGGFGKAGVAGTNRPGSILDAFKSNQKVLQEIPNTTFAQTVKNLPVRQGRPAERYNRRKFGQRWADEDRNGCDTRNDILARDMRQVTYKPGTRNCVVLSGVLQDPYTGKVINFVRGNRTSEAVQIDHVVALADAWASGADKWDGPRRQKFANDPLNLLAVDGPANQAKSAYAADRWLPPDADYRCAYVARQVRIKQVWGLTVTADEQRTMALTASECPSQQLPAGPTLALAH